A genomic segment from Tachypleus tridentatus isolate NWPU-2018 unplaced genomic scaffold, ASM421037v1 Hic_cluster_2, whole genome shotgun sequence encodes:
- the LOC143242662 gene encoding uncharacterized protein LOC143242662 isoform X6, protein MFPCTPPAESARSNIAYLGMISQCLLIHNLLEGLKKVHSRCALLILGRCSPLYHEKEGG, encoded by the exons TCCTGCAGAGTCAGCTCGGTCTAATATTGCGTATTTAGGtatgatttctcag TGTTTGCTAATTCATAACCTGTTAGAGGGTTTGAAGAAGGTGCACTCCAGATGTGCTTTGCTGATCTTAGGCAG atgctccccactctaccatgagaaagaaggtggatga
- the LOC143242662 gene encoding uncharacterized protein LOC143242662 isoform X3 has product MFPCTPPAESARSNIAYLGMISQCLLIHNLLEGLKKVHSRCALLILGRCSPLYHEKEGGLIYMYCVY; this is encoded by the exons TCCTGCAGAGTCAGCTCGGTCTAATATTGCGTATTTAGGtatgatttctcag TGTTTGCTAATTCATAACCTGTTAGAGGGTTTGAAGAAGGTGCACTCCAGATGTGCTTTGCTGATCTTAGGCAG atgctccccactctaccatgagaaagaaggtggactaatttatatgtattgtgtttactaa